In Fodinibius saliphilus, a genomic segment contains:
- the thpR gene encoding RNA 2',3'-cyclic phosphodiesterase, with amino-acid sequence MRLFIAIPIPNSAKKKLAELQNAMEGVRWQSQNQLHLTLKFLGETEVEKAEKLQKRLSKIQHPVFSLVIKGMGFFSQGRKPRVLWAGIVKNKRLAELHNKIEQLCAAMGFKTEVRPFKPHITMARLKGCSKQKVTSFINEYKQFQLPRVRVSEFVLYESKLSSEGATHHRLKTINLQSQ; translated from the coding sequence ATGCGACTTTTTATTGCCATTCCTATACCGAATTCAGCAAAGAAAAAGCTTGCTGAATTACAGAATGCTATGGAGGGGGTGCGTTGGCAATCACAAAACCAGCTTCATTTGACGCTCAAGTTTTTAGGAGAGACCGAAGTTGAAAAAGCTGAAAAATTACAAAAGCGATTATCAAAAATTCAGCATCCGGTTTTTTCGTTAGTTATAAAGGGGATGGGATTTTTTTCGCAGGGTAGAAAGCCACGGGTATTATGGGCGGGAATTGTCAAAAATAAACGTTTGGCAGAGTTACATAATAAAATAGAACAACTATGTGCCGCTATGGGGTTTAAAACAGAGGTTCGCCCCTTTAAACCTCATATTACTATGGCCCGGCTAAAAGGGTGCTCTAAACAAAAGGTAACTTCTTTTATTAATGAGTATAAACAGTTTCAGTTGCCCAGGGTCCGTGTTTCTGAATTTGTGCTATATGAAAGCAAACTGAGTTCGGAGGGAGCGACACATCACCGATTAAAAACCATAAACTTGCAGAGTCAGTAG
- a CDS encoding acylphosphatase, protein MQQAHVFIEGRVQGVGFRHFAQVNAEEVGVFGWVKNLPDGRVEAVFAGPIDHIREMLNRCEQGPGASRVDNIDVSLEEATDEYEGFEVRYH, encoded by the coding sequence ATGCAACAAGCTCATGTATTTATCGAAGGAAGGGTACAAGGCGTTGGTTTTCGCCATTTTGCACAAGTTAATGCTGAAGAAGTTGGCGTATTCGGATGGGTAAAGAATTTACCTGACGGACGTGTCGAAGCTGTATTCGCAGGCCCCATTGATCATATCCGGGAGATGCTTAACCGATGTGAACAGGGGCCCGGTGCCAGCAGGGTAGACAATATTGATGTTAGCCTAGAAGAGGCAACGGACGAATATGAAGGTTTCGAGGTACGTTATCACTAA